From the genome of Apostichopus japonicus isolate 1M-3 chromosome 17, ASM3797524v1, whole genome shotgun sequence:
ATTATTGTGACCAGGTTATTGAACGGTACGAGAACGTCACAGAAACGACTTCATCTATTCTTGCTACTAAAGACGAGTGGACATACGTTCAGTGTATCCCTGATATCAGAGCAGCCTGTGCAACTCTTAAAGAAGACATGGAAAAGGATATATTACAGCTAGAATCCTTATCAGATGTTGCTATAGAAGATACAAGAAGCGTTGATGTTGATGACGTCACGATTACTAAACACGAGGAGTCAGTAGTCGATGTTCAGGGAATCAAAACTGAAAGTTGGTGGATTAATGACATTGCGTACATCGGTGACGATTATATCGTCGTCACTGGCCGGGcgtctagtagtcactcacaCATCACTGTCATCAATAGAAGAGGGGAAATACAACGACAGGATCAGATAAAGTCTGATAAGACGTCCTTCCCAAATCGTTTCTGTTGTTTTTCATCAAAGTTTAAAGTTGTAACAGCTTGCTGGCCTCATGAAGTGGGTTTATACGATGTCCGTGATGGTTCATACAACAAGAAATACATCAATGACATCGTCAATAGCTGGTTTACACATCGGCAGGTCAAGTGTTTAACCAAGAATCCTGTCAGCAATGACATCATTGTTGGTACAGACAGTAGAGAGGTGTATATCTTCGATGATCGATTGAATTACAGTTACACCATATCACTTCCAAATGTAATTCGTGGTTCGCATAATATCACTGTACACAGAGGTAGTCTCCTGGTCTGTGACTACGATGGTAAGAGAGCATATTCAGTCACCATGGAGGGATCAGAGAGTGAGGTGATGTGTGAATTCACCAAACCGGATATTGGCGGTACCCATGTACCTCTCAATGTGTGTACAGATACGAAAGACTTCGTTTACATATTATGGAGAGCAAACATCGCTGGTCATGAGAATCGTGTCGTCGTACGGTACAGTCAAGATGGCCGACTACTACTCACCACATACCCTGTAGACGACAACTGTTGTTGTGTGACCACGTCATCAGTAAATGGGGTGGAAAAGCTTTTATTAGCGACATATGTGTCGGGGAAGTTATACACTTACGACCTTGTAGATGATAGACGGAATTTTAGTTCTACTTAACTTACTCTAAGGTGTTCCCTGAGGATGTTTTTCCATCTTCATTATATCTGTTTCTATCCCGGCGATAGGAATTTGTCCCTAACTGCCAATCTCAAATTAAAGCTTTAACAATTGCAACACTGCCGTCGTTTCTTTTACCTTCAACATTCTGTAAGCGTAAGCGTATTGGCCT
Proteins encoded in this window:
- the LOC139984059 gene encoding uncharacterized protein; the encoded protein is MASKVPFEHFEESFFKCSVCLDQFKEPKQLPCLHRYCKECLQTLIQTSNNNKVKCPLCNQECTISANGIEDFQTDFHMKSMLEFLQLQKSCENKDLKKCKSCSKNTKASAYCFKCKGFLCEACRDVHASATTLNEHQPHTHSLDDITAKNLSLEKLAALTEAPKCHIHDNSDATLCCSSCGNLPICFACRHGYHKEHRYCGVGQLAVRESELLEQNIAELKHNRRSYELPRKIQITTRKLSENVATKTEELTNQHIQQVRKIKYELSACTTKRERGVTDIENRLKREYSQISFHLEEEMSQVKEKYDRVKKKAKRTYDDETEKFIEECNKIEGALCMELSNIDASFKDMRTAMELHVKEKEMELKRISDYCDQVIERYENVTETTSSILATKDEWTYVQCIPDIRAACATLKEDMEKDILQLESLSDVAIEDTRSVDVDDVTITKHEESVVDVQGIKTESWWINDIAYIGDDYIVVTGRASSSHSHITVINRRGEIQRQDQIKSDKTSFPNRFCCFSSKFKVVTACWPHEVGLYDVRDGSYNKKYINDIVNSWFTHRQVKCLTKNPVSNDIIVGTDSREVYIFDDRLNYSYTISLPNVIRGSHNITVHRGSLLVCDYDGKRAYSVTMEGSESEVMCEFTKPDIGGTHVPLNVCTDTKDFVYILWRANIAGHENRVVVRYSQDGRLLLTTYPVDDNCCCVTTSSVNGVEKLLLATYVSGKLYTYDLVDDRRNFSST